A region of Lagenorhynchus albirostris chromosome 20, mLagAlb1.1, whole genome shotgun sequence DNA encodes the following proteins:
- the TMEM94 gene encoding transmembrane protein 94 isoform X5, producing the protein MLFKRAELWIAHQGKGSKGEAPLALGLSTQKALSILKEQLEAVLDGHLKERKKSLTWKELWRSSFLHHSNRCSCFHWPGASLMLLAVLLLLGCYGGQPAGSHGVELVNASALFLLLLLNLVLIGRQDRLKRREVERRLRGIIDQIQDALRDGKEIKWLDAMYPDLHMPFAPSWSLHWAYRDGHLVNLPVSLLVEGDIIALRPGQESFASLRGIKDDEHIVLEPGDLFPPFSPPPSPRGEVKKGPQNPQQHRLFRVLETPVIDNIRWCLDMALSRPVTALDNERFTVQSVMLHYAVPVVLAGFLITNALRFMLNAPGVTTWQYTLLQLQVNGVLPILPLLFPVLWVLATACGEARVLAQMSKASPSSLLAKFSEDTLSSYTEAVSSQEMLRCIWGHFLRVIQGTSPTLSHSSSLLHSLGSVTVLCCVDKQGILSWPNPSPETVLFFSGKVEPPHSSHEDLTDDLSTRSFCHPEVEEEPRERDALLAGSLNPTLHLSNEQESGNWPGDGPKAPEPSSHHRAHGRSKHLSGSSVSFSRDTEGGEEDPGKTQHGLEGEPYEAEDFVCDYHLEMLSLSQDQQNPSCIQFDDSNWQLHLTSLKPLGLNVLLNLCNASVTERLCRFSDHLCNIALQESHSTVLPVHVPWGLCELARLIGFTPGAKELFKQGNHLALYRLPSAETMKETSLGRLSCVTKRRPPLSHMISLFIKDTTTCTEQMLSHGTADVVLEACTDFWDGADIYPLSGSDRKKVLDFYQRACLSGYCSAFAYKPMSCALSSQLNGKCIELVQAPGRSSIFTTCELPSTVPIKLSARRGSWSSDGIGEVLEKEDCMQALSGQIFMGMVSSQYQARLDIVRLIDGLVNACIRFVYFSLEDELKSKVFAEKMGLETGWNCHISLTPNGDMPGSEIPPSSPSHTGSLHDDLNQVSRDDAEGLLLMEEEGHSDLISFQPTDSDLPSFLEDCNRAKLPRGIHQVRPHLQNIDNVPLLVPLFTDCTPETMCEMIKIMQEYGEVTCCLGSSANLRNSCLFLQSDISIALDPLYPSRCSWETFGYATSTSMAQASDGLSPLQLSGQLNSLPCSLTFRQEETISVIRLIEQARHATYGIRKCFLFLLQCQLTLVVIQFLSCLVQLPPILSTTDILWLSCFCYPLLSISLLGKPPHSSIMSMATGKNLQSIPKKTQHYFLLCFLLKFSLTISSCLICFGFTLQSFCDSSRVRNLTNCSSIMLPSHADTAPAWFDDFANGLLPAQKLAAALTVLHTVFISITHVHRTKPLWRKSPLTNLWWAVTVPVVLLGQVVQTAVDLQLWTHRDSRVHFGLEDVPLLTWLLGCLSLVLVVVTNEIVKLHEIRVRVRYQKRQKLQFETKLGMNSPF; encoded by the exons ATGCTCTTTAAACGGGCAGAGCTATGGATTGCCCACCAGGGCAAAGGCAGCAAA GGCGAGGCTCCCTTGGCCCTGGGCCTGTCCACCCAGAAGGCCCTCAGCATCCTGAAGGAGCAGCTGGAGGCGGTGCTGGACGGACACCTAAAAGAACGGAAGAAAAGTCTCACATGGAAG gaGCTGTGGAGAAGCAGCTTCCTGCACCACAGTAACCGCTGCTCCTGTTTCCACTGGCCCGGCGCCTCACTCATGCTCCTGGccgtgctgctgctgctgggctgCTACGGGGGCCAGCCGGCTGGCAG CCACGGGGTGGAGCTGGTGAACGCCTCTGCGCTCTTCCTCTTGCTGCTCCTCAACCTTGTCCTCATTGGGCGGCAAGATCGCCTGAAGCGCCGAGAGGTAGAACGGAGACTCCGAGGGATCATTGACCAAATCCAAG ATGCCCTCAGGGATGGCAAGGAGATCAAGTGGCTAGATGCCATGTACCCAGACCTCCACATGCCCTTTGCACCATCCTGGTCCCTACACTGGGCCTACAGAGATGGACATCTCGTCAACCTGCCAGTTAGCCTGTTGGTAGAAGGAGACATCATAGCTCTGAGGCCTGGCCAAGAATCGTTTGCTTCTCTGAGGGGGATCAAG GATGATGAGCACATCGTCTTGGAGCCGGGAGACCTGTTTCCACCTTTCtctccgcccccctccccccggggAGAAGTGAAGAAAGGGCCACAGAACCCCCAGCAGCACCGGCTCTTCCGCGTCCTCGAGACCCCTGTGATTGACAACATCAG GTGGTGCCTGGACATGGCCCTGTCCCGCCCAGTCACCGCTCTGGACAACGAGAGGTTCACGGTGCAGTCAGTGATGCTGCACTACGCGGTGCCCGTGGTCCTG GCTGGCTTCCTCATCACCAACGCCCTGCGCTTCATGCTGAATGCCCCTGGTGTCACGACCTGGCAGTACACCCTCCTCCAGCTGCAG GTGAATGGCGTCCTGCCCATCCTCCCCTTGCTCTTCCCTGTGCTCTGGGTCCTGGCAACTGCCTGTGGAGAAGCCCGTGTCCTGGCCCAGATGAGCAAGGCTTCCCCCAGCTCCCTG CTGGCCAAGTTCTCGGAGGACACTCTGAGCAGCTATACCGAAGCCGTCTCCTCTCAG GAGATGCTGCGCTGCATTTGGGGCCACTTCCTGCGGGTGATCCAGGGGACGTCTCCTACGCTGAGCCACAGCTCCAGCCTGCTGCACAGCCTGGGCTCCGTCACG GTCCTGTGCTGTGTGGACAAACAGGGGATCCTGTCATGGCCCAACCCCAGCCCGGAGACCGTGCTGTTCTTCAGCGGAAAGGTGGAGCCCCCGCACAGCAGCCATGAGGACCTAACGGATGACCTGTCCACGCGCTCCTTTTGCCATCccgaggtggaggaggag CCCCGTGAACGAGACGCCCTCCTGGCCGGCTCCCTGAACCCTACCCTGCACCTTTCCAATGAGCAGGAGAGCGGCAACTGGCCAGGCGATGGCCCCAAGGCCCCCGAGCCCTCCTCTCACCACAGAGCTCACGGCCGCAGCAAACACCTGTCCGGCTCCAGCGTGAGCTTCAGCAGGGACACAGAGGGCGGTGAAGAAGACCCCGGCAAG ACCCAGCACGGGCTGGAGGGCGAGCCCTATGAGGCCGAGGACTTCGTGTGTGACTACCACCTGGAGATGCTGAGCCTGTCCCAGGACCAGCAGAATCCCTCCTGCATCCAGTTCGATGACTCCAACTGGCAGctccacctcacctccctcaagCCCCTGGGCCTCAACGTGCTGCTGAACCTGTGCAACGCCAGCGTCACCGAGCGGCTGTGCCGGTTCTCAGACCACCTGTGCAACATCGCCCTGCAGGAGAGCCACAGCACCGTGCTGCCCGTGCACGTGCCCTGGGGCCTCTGCGAGCTCGCCCGCCTCATTG GCTTCACTCCCGGGGCCAAGGAGCTCTTCAAGCAGGGGAACCACCTTGCGCTCTACCGCCTCCCCAGCGCCGAGACCATGAAGGAGACCTCGCTGGGGAGGCTCTCCTGTGTCACCAAGCGGCGGCCCCCGCTCAGCCACATGATCAGCCTCTTCATCAAGGACACCACCACCT GCACAGAACAGATGCTGTCCCACGGCACGGCCGACGTGGTCTTGGAGGCCTGCACAGACTTCTGGGATGGAGCCGACATCTACCCTCTTTCGGGTTCCGACAG AAAGAAAGTGCTGGATTTCTACCAGCGAGCCTGCCTGTCTGGTTACTGCTCTGCCTTCGCCTACAAGCCCATGAGCTGTGCCCTGTCGTCCCAGCTCAACGGCAAGTGCATCGAGCTGGTGCAGGCGCCCGGCCGGAGCAGCATCTTCACCACGTGCGAGCTGCCCAGCACCGTTCCCATCAAGCTGAGTGCCCGCCGCGGCAGCTGGAGCTCAGACG GGATCGGGGAGGTGCTGGAGAAGGAAGACTGCATGCAGGCCCTGAGCGGGCAGATCTTCATGGGCATGGTGTCCTCCCAGTACCAGGCCCGGCTGGACATCGTGCGCCTCATCGACGGGCTGGTCAACGCCTGCATCCGCTTCGTCTACTTCTCTTTGGAGGATGAGCTCAAAAGCAAG GTGTTTGCAGAAAAGATGGGCCTGGAGACGGGCTGGAATTGTCACATCTCCCTCACGCCCAATGGTGACATGCCCGGCTCTGAGATCCCCCCCTCCAGTCCTAGCCACACTGGATCCCTGCACGATGACCTGAATCAGG TGTCCCGAGATGATGCGGAAGGGCTCCTCCTAATGGAGGAGGAGGGTCACTCGGACCTCATTAGCTTCCAGCCCACCGACAGCGACCTCCCCAGCTTCCTGGAGGACTGCAACCGG GCCAAGCTGCCCCGGGGCATCCACCAGGTGCGGCCCCACctgcagaacatcgacaatgtgCCCCTGCTCGTGCCCCTCTTCACCGACTGCACCCCCGAGA CCATGTGTGAGATGATCAAGATCATGCAGGAATATGGGGAGGTGACCTGCTGCCTGGGCAGCTCTGCCAACCTGCGGAACAGCTGCCTCTTCCTCCAGAGCGATATCAG CATTGCCCTGGATCCCCTGTACCCGTCCCGCTGCTCCTGGGAGACCTTTGGCTACGCCACCAGCACCAGCATGGCCCAGGCCTCGGACGGCCTTTCTCCTCTGCAGCTCTCGGGGCAGCTCAACAGCCTGCCCTGCTCCCTGACCTTCCGCCAGGAGGAGACCATCAGCGTCATCCGGCTCATCGAGCAG GCTCGGCACGCCACCTACGGCATTCGCAAGtgcttcctcttcctgctgcagTGCCAGCTGACTCTCGTGGTCATCCAG TTCCTCTCTTGCCTCGTCCAGCTGCCGCCAATCCTGAGCACCACCGATATCCTGTGGCTGTCCTGCTTTTGCTACCCTCTGCTCAG CATCTCTTTGCTGGGGAAGCCCCCCCATAGCTCCATCATGTCTATGGCAACGGGGAAAAACCTCCAGTCCATTCCTAAGAAG ACGCAGCACTACTTCCTGCTCTGCTTCTTGCTCAAGTTCAGCCTCACCATCAGCTCGTGCCTCATCTGCTTTGGCTTCACACTGCAGAGCTTCTGCGACAGCTCCCGGGTCCGTAACCTCACCAACTGCTCCTCCATCATGCTGCCCAG CCACGCCGACACGGCTCCAGCCTGGTTTGACGACTTCGCCAACGGGCTGCTGCCGGCTCAGAAGCTCGCCGCCGCCCTGACCGTCCTGCACACTG TCTTCATCTCCATCACCCACGTGCATCGCACCAAGCCCCTGTGGAGAAAGAGCCCCTTGACAAACCTCTGGTGGGCGGTGACCGTGCCCGTGGT GTTGCTGGGGCAGGTGGTCCAGACAGCAGTGGACCTGCAGCTGTGGACACACAGGGACAGCCGCGTCCACTTTGGCCTGGAGGACGTGCCTCTGCTGACGTGGCTCCTGGGCTGCCTCTCCCTGGTCCTCGTGGTGGTCACCAACGAGATCGTGAAGCTGCACGAGATTCG GGTCCGGGTCCGCTACCAGAAGCGACAGAAACTGCAGTTTGAAACTAAGCTGGGCATGAACTCTCCCTTCTGA
- the TMEM94 gene encoding transmembrane protein 94 isoform X3: MLFKRAELWIAHQGKGSKGEAPLALGLSTQKALSILKEQLEAVLDGHLKERKKSLTWKELWRSSFLHHSNRCSCFHWPGASLMLLAVLLLLGCYGGQPAGSHGVELVNASALFLLLLLNLVLIGRQDRLKRREVERRLRGIIDQIQDALRDGKEIKWLDAMYPDLHMPFAPSWSLHWAYRDGHLVNLPVSLLVEGDIIALRPGQESFASLRGIKDDEHIVLEPGDLFPPFSPPPSPRGEVKKGPQNPQQHRLFRVLETPVIDNIRWCLDMALSRPVTALDNERFTVQSVMLHYAVPVVLAGFLITNALRFMLNAPGVTTWQYTLLQLQVNGVLPILPLLFPVLWVLATACGEARVLAQMSKASPSSLLAKFSEDTLSSYTEAVSSQEMLRCIWGHFLRVIQGTSPTLSHSSSLLHSLGSVTVLCCVDKQGILSWPNPSPETVLFFSGKVEPPHSSHEDLTDDLSTRSFCHPEVEEEPRERDALLAGSLNPTLHLSNEQESGNWPGDGPKAPEPSSHHRAHGRSKHLSGSSVSFSRDTEGGEEDPGKTQHGLEGEPYEAEDFVCDYHLEMLSLSQDQQNPSCIQFDDSNWQLHLTSLKPLGLNVLLNLCNASVTERLCRFSDHLCNIALQESHSTVLPVHVPWGLCELARLIGFTPGAKELFKQGNHLALYRLPSAETMKETSLGRLSCVTKRRPPLSHMISLFIKDTTTCTEQMLSHGTADVVLEACTDFWDGADIYPLSGSDRKKVLDFYQRACLSGYCSAFAYKPMSCALSSQLNGKCIELVQAPGRSSIFTTCELPSTVPIKLSARRGSWSSDEGIGEVLEKEDCMQALSGQIFMGMVSSQYQARLDIVRLIDGLVNACIRFVYFSLEDELKSKVFAEKMGLETGWNCHISLTPNGDMPGSEIPPSSPSHTGSLHDDLNQVSRDDAEGLLLMEEEGHSDLISFQPTDSDLPSFLEDCNRAKLPRGIHQVRPHLQNIDNVPLLVPLFTDCTPETMCEMIKIMQEYGEVTCCLGSSANLRNSCLFLQSDISIALDPLYPSRCSWETFGYATSTSMAQASDGLSPLQLSGQLNSLPCSLTFRQEETISVIRLIEQARHATYGIRKCFLFLLQCQLTLVVIQFLSCLVQLPPILSTTDILWLSCFCYPLLSISLLGKPPHSSIMSMATGKNLQSIPKKTQHYFLLCFLLKFSLTISSCLICFGFTLQSFCDSSRVRNLTNCSSIMLPSHADTAPAWFDDFANGLLPAQKLAAALTVLHTVFISITHVHRTKPLWRKSPLTNLWWAVTVPVVLLGQVVQTAVDLQLWTHRDSRVHFGLEDVPLLTWLLGCLSLVLVVVTNEIVKLHEIRVRVRYQKRQKLQFETKLGMNSPF, encoded by the exons ATGCTCTTTAAACGGGCAGAGCTATGGATTGCCCACCAGGGCAAAGGCAGCAAA GGCGAGGCTCCCTTGGCCCTGGGCCTGTCCACCCAGAAGGCCCTCAGCATCCTGAAGGAGCAGCTGGAGGCGGTGCTGGACGGACACCTAAAAGAACGGAAGAAAAGTCTCACATGGAAG gaGCTGTGGAGAAGCAGCTTCCTGCACCACAGTAACCGCTGCTCCTGTTTCCACTGGCCCGGCGCCTCACTCATGCTCCTGGccgtgctgctgctgctgggctgCTACGGGGGCCAGCCGGCTGGCAG CCACGGGGTGGAGCTGGTGAACGCCTCTGCGCTCTTCCTCTTGCTGCTCCTCAACCTTGTCCTCATTGGGCGGCAAGATCGCCTGAAGCGCCGAGAGGTAGAACGGAGACTCCGAGGGATCATTGACCAAATCCAAG ATGCCCTCAGGGATGGCAAGGAGATCAAGTGGCTAGATGCCATGTACCCAGACCTCCACATGCCCTTTGCACCATCCTGGTCCCTACACTGGGCCTACAGAGATGGACATCTCGTCAACCTGCCAGTTAGCCTGTTGGTAGAAGGAGACATCATAGCTCTGAGGCCTGGCCAAGAATCGTTTGCTTCTCTGAGGGGGATCAAG GATGATGAGCACATCGTCTTGGAGCCGGGAGACCTGTTTCCACCTTTCtctccgcccccctccccccggggAGAAGTGAAGAAAGGGCCACAGAACCCCCAGCAGCACCGGCTCTTCCGCGTCCTCGAGACCCCTGTGATTGACAACATCAG GTGGTGCCTGGACATGGCCCTGTCCCGCCCAGTCACCGCTCTGGACAACGAGAGGTTCACGGTGCAGTCAGTGATGCTGCACTACGCGGTGCCCGTGGTCCTG GCTGGCTTCCTCATCACCAACGCCCTGCGCTTCATGCTGAATGCCCCTGGTGTCACGACCTGGCAGTACACCCTCCTCCAGCTGCAG GTGAATGGCGTCCTGCCCATCCTCCCCTTGCTCTTCCCTGTGCTCTGGGTCCTGGCAACTGCCTGTGGAGAAGCCCGTGTCCTGGCCCAGATGAGCAAGGCTTCCCCCAGCTCCCTG CTGGCCAAGTTCTCGGAGGACACTCTGAGCAGCTATACCGAAGCCGTCTCCTCTCAG GAGATGCTGCGCTGCATTTGGGGCCACTTCCTGCGGGTGATCCAGGGGACGTCTCCTACGCTGAGCCACAGCTCCAGCCTGCTGCACAGCCTGGGCTCCGTCACG GTCCTGTGCTGTGTGGACAAACAGGGGATCCTGTCATGGCCCAACCCCAGCCCGGAGACCGTGCTGTTCTTCAGCGGAAAGGTGGAGCCCCCGCACAGCAGCCATGAGGACCTAACGGATGACCTGTCCACGCGCTCCTTTTGCCATCccgaggtggaggaggag CCCCGTGAACGAGACGCCCTCCTGGCCGGCTCCCTGAACCCTACCCTGCACCTTTCCAATGAGCAGGAGAGCGGCAACTGGCCAGGCGATGGCCCCAAGGCCCCCGAGCCCTCCTCTCACCACAGAGCTCACGGCCGCAGCAAACACCTGTCCGGCTCCAGCGTGAGCTTCAGCAGGGACACAGAGGGCGGTGAAGAAGACCCCGGCAAG ACCCAGCACGGGCTGGAGGGCGAGCCCTATGAGGCCGAGGACTTCGTGTGTGACTACCACCTGGAGATGCTGAGCCTGTCCCAGGACCAGCAGAATCCCTCCTGCATCCAGTTCGATGACTCCAACTGGCAGctccacctcacctccctcaagCCCCTGGGCCTCAACGTGCTGCTGAACCTGTGCAACGCCAGCGTCACCGAGCGGCTGTGCCGGTTCTCAGACCACCTGTGCAACATCGCCCTGCAGGAGAGCCACAGCACCGTGCTGCCCGTGCACGTGCCCTGGGGCCTCTGCGAGCTCGCCCGCCTCATTG GCTTCACTCCCGGGGCCAAGGAGCTCTTCAAGCAGGGGAACCACCTTGCGCTCTACCGCCTCCCCAGCGCCGAGACCATGAAGGAGACCTCGCTGGGGAGGCTCTCCTGTGTCACCAAGCGGCGGCCCCCGCTCAGCCACATGATCAGCCTCTTCATCAAGGACACCACCACCT GCACAGAACAGATGCTGTCCCACGGCACGGCCGACGTGGTCTTGGAGGCCTGCACAGACTTCTGGGATGGAGCCGACATCTACCCTCTTTCGGGTTCCGACAG AAAGAAAGTGCTGGATTTCTACCAGCGAGCCTGCCTGTCTGGTTACTGCTCTGCCTTCGCCTACAAGCCCATGAGCTGTGCCCTGTCGTCCCAGCTCAACGGCAAGTGCATCGAGCTGGTGCAGGCGCCCGGCCGGAGCAGCATCTTCACCACGTGCGAGCTGCCCAGCACCGTTCCCATCAAGCTGAGTGCCCGCCGCGGCAGCTGGAGCTCAGACG AAGGGATCGGGGAGGTGCTGGAGAAGGAAGACTGCATGCAGGCCCTGAGCGGGCAGATCTTCATGGGCATGGTGTCCTCCCAGTACCAGGCCCGGCTGGACATCGTGCGCCTCATCGACGGGCTGGTCAACGCCTGCATCCGCTTCGTCTACTTCTCTTTGGAGGATGAGCTCAAAAGCAAG GTGTTTGCAGAAAAGATGGGCCTGGAGACGGGCTGGAATTGTCACATCTCCCTCACGCCCAATGGTGACATGCCCGGCTCTGAGATCCCCCCCTCCAGTCCTAGCCACACTGGATCCCTGCACGATGACCTGAATCAGG TGTCCCGAGATGATGCGGAAGGGCTCCTCCTAATGGAGGAGGAGGGTCACTCGGACCTCATTAGCTTCCAGCCCACCGACAGCGACCTCCCCAGCTTCCTGGAGGACTGCAACCGG GCCAAGCTGCCCCGGGGCATCCACCAGGTGCGGCCCCACctgcagaacatcgacaatgtgCCCCTGCTCGTGCCCCTCTTCACCGACTGCACCCCCGAGA CCATGTGTGAGATGATCAAGATCATGCAGGAATATGGGGAGGTGACCTGCTGCCTGGGCAGCTCTGCCAACCTGCGGAACAGCTGCCTCTTCCTCCAGAGCGATATCAG CATTGCCCTGGATCCCCTGTACCCGTCCCGCTGCTCCTGGGAGACCTTTGGCTACGCCACCAGCACCAGCATGGCCCAGGCCTCGGACGGCCTTTCTCCTCTGCAGCTCTCGGGGCAGCTCAACAGCCTGCCCTGCTCCCTGACCTTCCGCCAGGAGGAGACCATCAGCGTCATCCGGCTCATCGAGCAG GCTCGGCACGCCACCTACGGCATTCGCAAGtgcttcctcttcctgctgcagTGCCAGCTGACTCTCGTGGTCATCCAG TTCCTCTCTTGCCTCGTCCAGCTGCCGCCAATCCTGAGCACCACCGATATCCTGTGGCTGTCCTGCTTTTGCTACCCTCTGCTCAG CATCTCTTTGCTGGGGAAGCCCCCCCATAGCTCCATCATGTCTATGGCAACGGGGAAAAACCTCCAGTCCATTCCTAAGAAG ACGCAGCACTACTTCCTGCTCTGCTTCTTGCTCAAGTTCAGCCTCACCATCAGCTCGTGCCTCATCTGCTTTGGCTTCACACTGCAGAGCTTCTGCGACAGCTCCCGGGTCCGTAACCTCACCAACTGCTCCTCCATCATGCTGCCCAG CCACGCCGACACGGCTCCAGCCTGGTTTGACGACTTCGCCAACGGGCTGCTGCCGGCTCAGAAGCTCGCCGCCGCCCTGACCGTCCTGCACACTG TCTTCATCTCCATCACCCACGTGCATCGCACCAAGCCCCTGTGGAGAAAGAGCCCCTTGACAAACCTCTGGTGGGCGGTGACCGTGCCCGTGGT GTTGCTGGGGCAGGTGGTCCAGACAGCAGTGGACCTGCAGCTGTGGACACACAGGGACAGCCGCGTCCACTTTGGCCTGGAGGACGTGCCTCTGCTGACGTGGCTCCTGGGCTGCCTCTCCCTGGTCCTCGTGGTGGTCACCAACGAGATCGTGAAGCTGCACGAGATTCG GGTCCGGGTCCGCTACCAGAAGCGACAGAAACTGCAGTTTGAAACTAAGCTGGGCATGAACTCTCCCTTCTGA